A single window of Solanum dulcamara chromosome 5, daSolDulc1.2, whole genome shotgun sequence DNA harbors:
- the LOC129888915 gene encoding uncharacterized protein LOC129888915, which produces MDKGKAVMGMGRRWAVDFTDNSTSPPSRDIPDPLGFTRASQDQDDSTLSREKKNAEANWKSQKAWEVAQAPFKNLMMMGFMMWMAGSTVHLFSIGITVSALWQPVSALQGVGKVFEPYKDSKVDLLGPKLVFIALNLVGLGLGVWKLNTLGLLPTHASDWVSSLPPAQEVEYSGGGFL; this is translated from the exons ATGGATAAAGGTAAAGCAGTGATGGGTATGGGCCGTAGATGGGCAGTGGACTTCACCGATAATTCTACTTCTCCTCCCTCTCGCGATATCCCTGATCCCCTCGGATTCACTCGCGCATCTCAAGAtcag GATGATTCAACTCTGAGTCGCGAAAAGAAGAATGCTGAAGCCAATTGGAAGTCCCAG AAAGCGTGGGAAGTGGCACAAGCACCTTTCAAGAATTTGATGATGATGGGTTTCATGATGTGGATGGCAGGAAGCACAGTTCATTTGTTTAGCATTGGTATCACAGTCTCAGCTCTGTGGCAGCCTGTCAGTGCTCTTCAAGGAGTTGGGAAAG TTTTTGAGCCTTACAAGGACAGCAAAGTGGATCTTCTTGGGCCAAAATTAGTATTCATTGCACTCAATCTAGTGGGTTTAGGACTGGGCGTCTGGAAG CTTAATACTTTGGGTCTTCTTCCAACTCATGCGTCAGATTGGGTTTCATCCTTGCCACCTGCCCAG